From Camelina sativa cultivar DH55 chromosome 7, Cs, whole genome shotgun sequence, one genomic window encodes:
- the LOC109125637 gene encoding PHD finger protein At1g33420-like, which yields MTWQIMLRPGDSPDGASDLSSRVISLDVVEEDVTRSSRSVYCDHCRVVGWSSHPLCRKRYHFIIRSRGDTKACSRCGITQNFSEGSNCKWCSLALDIEDWVYSQLKTTLTSFTVSSIPTALLISCLSTGGKVALFFLLVVPLWTFGTGLQKKKTYKVDACSLLDLVVEWIRELKSPSPRAVLSQINPLVSNVPNDSVAIPLQILPLL from the exons ATGACGTGGCAGATCATGCTCAGGCCTGGGGATTCGCCGGACGGTGCTTCAGATCTCTCTTCTAGGGTCATCTCTCTCGACGTTGTGGAGGAGGATGTCACGAGATCCTCTAGATCTGTCTACTGTGACCACTGCCGAGTCGTTG gTTGGAGTAGTCATCCATTGTGCAGAAAGAGGTATCACTTCATCATAAGGTCTCGAGGAGACACTAAGGCTTGCTCGAGGTGTGGAATTACTCAGAATTTCTCTGAAGGCAGCAACTGCAAGTGGTGCAGCTTGGCTCTGGATATTGAAGACTGGGTTTACTCTCAGTTGAAGACAACACTCACCTCCTTCACGGTGTCATCCATTCCAACAGCTTTGCTCATCTCTTGTCTCTCAACGGGAGGGAAGgtggctctgttttttttactcGTCGTTCCATTATGGACTTTTGGGACAggcttacaaaaaaaaaaaacatacaaggtTGATGCATGCTCTTTATTAGACCTTGTAGTAGAGTGGATTAGGGAGCTTAAAAGTCCTTCTCCCAGGGCTGTCCTTAGCCAAATCAACCCATTGGTCTCCAATGTTCCCAATGATAGTGTGGCCATTCCTCTCCAGATTCTTCCTCTCCTCTGA